One Vitis vinifera cultivar Pinot Noir 40024 chromosome 8, ASM3070453v1 genomic window carries:
- the LOC100261864 gene encoding uncharacterized protein LOC100261864, with translation MGGRSPILVGLVLVMVLGCAIYFRLWTIDYTISSDETEILRRQFDLANREAMDESAEWRLKYDEEVERATKCLNELIKVKESSEKKVEDAASTNQKLAMLQKENMALLERVESLKQELEAEKLKCSLQ, from the exons atggggGGAAGAAGCCCTATTCTGGTTGGTTTGGTGTTGGTTATGGTATTGGGTTGCGCCATCTACTTCAGGCTCTGGACCATTGATTATACCATTTCTTCCGATGAAACCGAGATTTTGAG AAGACAGTTTGATCTTGCTAATAGGGAAGCAATGGATGAATCTGCAGAGTGGAGACTGAAATATGATGAGGAAGTAGAGAGGGCTACCAAGTGTCTAAATGAATTGATAAAG GTTAAGGAATCCTCTGAGAAGAAGGTAGAGGATGCTGCTAGCACAAACCAGAAATTGGCAATGCTGCAAAAG GAAAACATGGCCTTGCTAGAGCGGGTGGAATCTTTAAAACAAGAGCTTGAAGCTGAGAAGTTGAAGTGCAGCTTACAATAG